From Hymenobacter sediminicola:
CATGGAAAATATCAAGCGGCTGGTGCGCGTGGACCAGAAGCCGATTGGGCGGACGCCGCGCTCCAACATGGCCACCTACACCGGCCTGTTCGACCACGTGCGCAAGCTGTTTGCCGCCACGCCCGCCGCCCGCCAGCGCCGCTACGATGCCGGCCGGTTTTCCTTCAACGTGGCCAAGGGCCGCTGCGAAAATTGCCAGGGCGAAGGGTTCGTGATGGTGGAGCTACTGTTTCTGCCCAGCGTGTATGCGCCCTGCCCGGTCTGCCACGGCACCCGCTACAACGCCAAAACCCTGGAAGTCACTTATCAGGACAAGAACATTGCCGAGGTGCTGGGCCTGACCGTGGACGCGGCCTGGGAGTTCTTTGCCGAAGAGCCGGCCGTGCACCGGGCCCTGACGGTGCTGCGCGAAGTGGGCCTGGGCTACCTGCGCCTCGGCCAGCCCGCCACCGAGCTGAGCGGCGGCGAAGCCCAGCGCATCAAGCTGGCTACCGAGCTGCAGCGCATCGGCCGCGGCAACTCGCTCTACGTCCTCGACGAGCCCACCACCGGCCTGCATCCGTCCGATGTCGAAAAATTGATGACGCAGCTCGAAGGGCTGGTGGAAGCCGGCAACACAGTTATCGTGGTGGAACACGACATGCGCGTGGTAGCCGGCTCCGACTGGGTGCTGGATATGGGCCCCGGCGCCGGCGACGAAGGCGGCCGCATGGTGGCGCAGGGGCCGCCCGCCGAAGTAGCGAAAGTCAAGGCCAGCAAAACTGCCCCGTATCTGGCGCGTTTTCGGCGGTAGATACAAGGCTTGCCTTACTTATCTTGTGCTTATGGAAAAAAGCTCCGATGCCGTGTTCATGGCTAGGTGCCAGCAACTGGCAGAGCACGCAGCCGCGCAGGGAGAAAGCCCGGTGGGCGCGCTGCTGGTCTGCGGCGGCAAAATAATAGCGGCTGAGTCGGAGGCTACGCGTCGGCTGGCTGCCATTACGGCGCACGCTGAGCTACTAACGTTGCAGGCCGCGCGCCAGAAACTGGGCCGCATCGACCTGTCGGACTGCACGCTGTATTCTACACACGAACCATGCGTGATGTGCGCCTACGCTATTCGCTACCATCGTGTCCGGCGGGTGGTGTTTATGCAGCCGAGTTCCTACCTGGGGGGCACTTCCGCCGTGGGGTCGCTACTGACTACTCCGCACGTACCGCCGACCTGGGCGGCACCGCCGGAAATAGAGCAGTGGCAGCCGCAGTAACAAAACCCAATGCACACGTGTAGCGCGAAACTGGCCGCATTGTACGTCCTTTGCGGCACTCATTTTTGATTCTGGTGCCTATGCCGGCTGATGCCCTTTCGCTGAGAACTGTAGATGTAACGCGCTACGTGACGCCCCTGCGTGAGGGTGGTTCGTTGCCTGCGCTGGTAGAGGCCAACGACGACTTTCTGTACGTGGTGAAGTTTCGGGGCGCCGGGCAGGGCCCCAAGGCTCTGATTGCCGAGTTGATTGTCGG
This genomic window contains:
- a CDS encoding nucleoside deaminase, whose amino-acid sequence is MEKSSDAVFMARCQQLAEHAAAQGESPVGALLVCGGKIIAAESEATRRLAAITAHAELLTLQAARQKLGRIDLSDCTLYSTHEPCVMCAYAIRYHRVRRVVFMQPSSYLGGTSAVGSLLTTPHVPPTWAAPPEIEQWQPQ